The following are encoded in a window of Lacinutrix sp. WUR7 genomic DNA:
- a CDS encoding DUF4837 family protein, protein MRNFLCIAMVMLLFTSCNDDEKSNKRIVSASSGTLNNISVVVDNELWEGKVGESIRDVLAAPIYGLPQDEPIFTMAQIPPQVFSGFVTKNRTVLKIEKGSEEAAVKIASDVFAKPQKVVLITGKTNADIIKQIKDNAAKIVAAFKGEELKEKQRRINLSLNKNNSIKEKLGFSINFPTAYRIAKEENNVFWIRKDINTGTTNLMLYTLPYSAIKKNDSLINQIIKIRDSINKIYIPGPTDDAYMVTEDAYAPFLSETIIDNKPTIETKGIWDMENAFMSGPFVNYMIDDKVNQRYVVLEGFAFAPSVAKRDYMFELEAIVKSIKME, encoded by the coding sequence ATGCGTAATTTTCTTTGTATTGCAATGGTAATGCTATTGTTTACATCTTGTAATGATGACGAAAAATCAAACAAAAGAATTGTTTCAGCATCTTCGGGAACACTTAATAATATTTCTGTTGTTGTAGATAACGAACTTTGGGAAGGTAAAGTAGGAGAATCTATTAGAGATGTGCTTGCAGCTCCAATTTATGGTTTACCACAAGACGAGCCCATTTTTACAATGGCACAAATACCACCACAAGTATTTTCTGGCTTTGTAACCAAAAACAGAACGGTTTTAAAAATTGAAAAAGGGTCCGAAGAAGCTGCTGTTAAAATTGCGAGTGACGTGTTTGCTAAACCTCAAAAAGTAGTTTTAATTACCGGAAAAACAAACGCAGATATTATAAAACAAATTAAAGATAATGCTGCTAAAATAGTTGCTGCTTTTAAAGGAGAAGAATTAAAAGAAAAGCAACGAAGAATAAATTTATCTTTAAATAAAAACAATAGTATTAAAGAAAAATTAGGGTTCTCTATAAATTTTCCTACCGCATATAGAATAGCAAAAGAAGAAAATAATGTGTTTTGGATTAGAAAAGATATTAATACAGGAACAACTAATTTAATGTTATACACATTGCCATATAGTGCTATTAAGAAAAATGATAGTTTGATAAATCAGATTATTAAAATCAGAGATTCTATTAATAAAATTTACATTCCTGGACCAACAGATGATGCCTATATGGTAACCGAAGATGCGTATGCGCCATTTCTTTCAGAAACAATAATAGATAACAAACCAACTATAGAAACAAAAGGGATTTGGGATATGGAAAATGCATTTATGTCTGGACCATTTGTAAATTATATGATAGACGATAAAGTAAACCAACGCTATGTGGTTTTAGAAGGCTTTGCTTTTGCTCCTTCTGTTGCAAAACGGGATTACATGTTTGAGTTAGAAGCTATTGTTAAGTCTATTAAAATGGAGTAG
- a CDS encoding twin-arginine translocase TatA/TatE family subunit, which produces MILNMIPLFIGWPQVVLIAVVILLIFGGKKIPELMRGLGSGIKEFKDATKEEEEENKKE; this is translated from the coding sequence ATGATTCTAAATATGATACCTCTTTTTATAGGTTGGCCTCAAGTAGTGTTAATTGCTGTTGTTATTTTACTAATTTTTGGTGGTAAAAAAATACCAGAACTTATGCGTGGTCTTGGTAGTGGAATTAAAGAATTTAAAGACGCTACTAAAGAAGAGGAAGAGGAAAACAAAAAAGAATAG
- a CDS encoding M23 family metallopeptidase, whose protein sequence is MKSKKKKEKKIAKKLLHKYRLVILNEDTFEERLSFKLTRLNVFVLLAISTILLITATTFLIAFTPLKEYIPGYSSTALKKKATILNHKTDSLEKVIAVNERYFTSIKKVLHGELSSVDFNRDSIIEAAKLDVSEIDLTPIKADSLLRQKVDKEDKYNLFESATSNASFVLFPPVNGTITENYNAKEKHFAVDIVVAKNTPIKATADGIVIFAEWTTKTGFVIIVEHSHGLISVYKHNASLNKEQGDLVKAGEVIAMSGNTGELTTGPHLHFELWSDGYPINPTNFIDFE, encoded by the coding sequence ATGAAATCAAAAAAGAAAAAAGAAAAGAAAATAGCAAAAAAATTACTCCATAAGTATAGGCTTGTTATACTTAATGAAGATACTTTTGAAGAGCGTTTATCGTTTAAACTTACAAGGCTTAACGTTTTTGTATTGCTTGCAATTTCTACTATATTACTAATTACTGCAACCACTTTTTTAATAGCTTTTACGCCATTAAAGGAATATATTCCTGGTTATTCTTCCACAGCTTTAAAAAAGAAAGCGACTATTTTAAATCATAAAACAGATTCATTAGAAAAAGTAATTGCTGTAAACGAACGTTATTTTACTTCTATAAAAAAAGTCTTACATGGCGAATTAAGCAGTGTAGATTTTAATAGAGACTCCATTATTGAAGCTGCTAAATTAGATGTAAGCGAAATAGATCTTACTCCAATTAAAGCAGATTCTTTACTACGCCAAAAAGTAGATAAAGAAGATAAATACAATCTTTTTGAGTCTGCAACATCTAATGCTAGCTTTGTTTTGTTTCCTCCGGTAAACGGAACTATTACAGAAAATTATAACGCAAAAGAAAAACATTTCGCTGTCGATATTGTGGTTGCTAAAAACACACCAATAAAAGCAACAGCAGATGGTATTGTTATTTTTGCAGAATGGACAACAAAAACAGGGTTTGTAATCATTGTAGAGCATAGTCATGGACTAATCTCTGTTTACAAACACAATGCATCTTTAAACAAAGAACAAGGGGATTTAGTTAAAGCAGGAGAAGTGATTGCAATGTCTGGAAATACTGGAGAATTAACCACTGGACCACATTTGCATTTTGAACTTTGGAGCGATGGCTATCCAATTAATCCAACCAACTTTATAGATTTTGAATAA
- a CDS encoding GH3 auxin-responsive promoter family protein yields the protein MLSLKAVIAKPFAKRVYKSIQKWANNPVETQSKVFQKLISDATATQFGKDHDFVSINNHEDFIKRVPVRDYEALKPYVDRVVAGEEDILWKGKPLYFAKTSGTTSGAKYIPITKESMPTHVEAARNAILMYIHETGNAKFVDGKMIFLQGSPILETQNGIQLGRLSGIVAHYVPKYLQKNRMPSLETNCIEDWETKVNAIVEETLPENMTIISGIPSWVQMYFEKLQEKTGKKVGDIFKNFNLFIFGGVNYEPYRAKFESLIGRKVDSIELYPASEGFFAYQDKQNEKGMLLQLNSGIFYEFIKADDFFNENPKRITIKDVEVDVNYVMLISTNAGLWAYNIGDTVQFTSTKPYRVIVSGRIKHFISAFGEHVIGKEVEQAIQDALVHENSEVSEFSVAPQIAPKQGLPYHEWFIEFEKEPENLSALAQKIDASLQKQNSYYFDLIEGKVLQPLKITLVKKGGFQDYMKSIGKLGGQNKLPRLSNDRKLVDDLETLNLTK from the coding sequence ATGTTATCATTAAAAGCAGTCATAGCAAAACCATTTGCAAAACGAGTATATAAGTCTATTCAAAAATGGGCGAATAATCCTGTAGAAACACAAAGTAAAGTGTTTCAAAAACTAATTAGTGATGCTACAGCAACACAATTTGGTAAAGACCATGATTTTGTTAGTATTAATAATCATGAAGACTTTATTAAACGAGTTCCTGTTAGAGATTACGAAGCTTTAAAACCTTATGTAGATCGAGTGGTTGCAGGAGAAGAAGATATACTTTGGAAAGGGAAACCTCTTTATTTTGCAAAAACATCAGGTACAACCTCAGGAGCGAAATACATTCCTATAACCAAAGAAAGCATGCCAACACATGTAGAAGCTGCTAGAAACGCCATCTTAATGTATATTCATGAAACTGGAAATGCTAAGTTTGTAGATGGTAAAATGATTTTTCTTCAAGGTTCTCCAATTCTAGAAACGCAAAATGGCATACAATTAGGAAGACTTTCAGGAATTGTAGCGCATTATGTACCAAAATACCTTCAAAAAAATAGAATGCCTTCTCTAGAGACGAATTGCATTGAAGATTGGGAAACCAAAGTAAATGCTATTGTAGAAGAAACGCTTCCTGAAAATATGACTATCATTTCGGGTATTCCTTCTTGGGTACAAATGTATTTTGAAAAGCTTCAGGAAAAAACCGGAAAAAAGGTTGGTGATATTTTTAAAAACTTCAACTTATTTATTTTTGGAGGTGTAAATTACGAGCCTTACAGAGCAAAATTTGAAAGCTTAATAGGAAGAAAAGTAGATAGTATAGAATTGTATCCAGCAAGTGAAGGTTTCTTTGCGTACCAAGACAAGCAAAACGAAAAAGGAATGCTTCTTCAATTAAATTCTGGAATTTTTTACGAGTTTATTAAGGCGGACGATTTTTTTAACGAAAATCCAAAACGAATTACCATTAAAGATGTAGAAGTTGATGTAAACTACGTGATGCTTATTTCTACAAACGCCGGACTTTGGGCGTATAATATTGGGGATACTGTACAGTTTACTTCTACAAAACCATATAGAGTTATTGTTTCTGGTAGAATAAAACATTTTATTTCTGCTTTTGGAGAACACGTAATTGGTAAAGAAGTAGAACAAGCTATTCAAGATGCTTTAGTCCATGAAAATTCGGAAGTTTCCGAGTTTTCGGTAGCACCTCAAATTGCCCCAAAGCAAGGCTTACCATATCATGAATGGTTTATAGAATTTGAAAAAGAACCAGAAAATCTTTCCGCTTTAGCGCAAAAAATAGACGCATCGTTACAAAAACAAAATAGTTATTATTTCGATTTAATTGAAGGTAAAGTATTGCAACCATTAAAAATTACATTGGTTAAAAAAGGTGGTTTTCAAGACTATATGAAATCTATAGGTAAACTTGGAGGACAAAACAAATTACCTCGTTTATCTAACGACAGAAAATTAGTTGATGATTTAGAAACATTAAATCTCACGAAATAA
- the rfbB gene encoding dTDP-glucose 4,6-dehydratase gives MHSKTILITGGAGFIGSHVVRLFVEKYPDYKIINLDALTYAGNLENLTDIEDAANYTFVKGDITDEGFINALFDEYKFDSVIHLAAESHVDRSIKDPLAFVRTNVIGTMILLNAFKALWKDDFADKLFYHVSTDEVYGSLGETGLFEETTSYDPNSPYSASKASSDHFVRAYGETYGMPYVITNCSNNYGQNQFPEKLIPLFINNIINHKPLPVYGDGNYTRDWLYVVDHAIAIDLVFHEGKQGDTYNIGGFNEWKNIDLVKLLCQQMDAALGRDKGSSEELITYVKDRPGHDLRYAIDASKINKELGWKPSVTFEQGLKITIDWYLNNEDWLNSVTSGSYQTYYQKQYS, from the coding sequence ATGCATAGTAAAACGATATTAATTACAGGAGGCGCAGGCTTTATAGGATCTCATGTTGTAAGGTTGTTTGTTGAAAAATATCCAGATTATAAAATAATTAATTTAGACGCTTTAACATATGCAGGCAATCTTGAGAATTTAACAGATATAGAAGACGCAGCAAACTATACTTTTGTAAAAGGAGATATTACAGATGAAGGGTTTATAAACGCCCTTTTTGATGAGTATAAGTTTGATAGTGTTATTCATTTAGCAGCAGAGTCTCATGTAGATAGATCGATAAAAGATCCATTAGCATTTGTAAGAACCAATGTGATTGGGACTATGATATTGCTAAATGCTTTTAAAGCACTTTGGAAAGATGATTTTGCAGATAAATTATTTTATCATGTAAGTACAGATGAGGTTTATGGTTCATTAGGAGAAACAGGATTGTTTGAAGAAACAACATCCTATGATCCAAACTCACCATATTCGGCTTCAAAAGCAAGTTCAGATCACTTTGTAAGAGCGTATGGTGAAACTTACGGAATGCCTTATGTGATAACAAACTGTTCTAATAATTATGGTCAAAATCAATTCCCAGAAAAATTAATTCCATTATTTATAAATAATATTATAAACCACAAACCATTACCTGTTTATGGAGATGGTAACTATACAAGAGATTGGTTGTATGTTGTAGATCACGCAATTGCTATCGATTTAGTTTTTCATGAAGGAAAACAAGGAGATACTTATAATATTGGTGGCTTTAACGAATGGAAAAATATTGATTTAGTGAAACTTCTTTGTCAGCAAATGGATGCTGCACTAGGAAGAGATAAAGGTTCTTCAGAAGAATTAATAACATACGTTAAAGATCGTCCGGGACATGATTTACGTTATGCTATTGATGCATCTAAAATAAATAAAGAATTAGGCTGGAAACCATCGGTAACCTTTGAACAAGGTTTAAAAATAACGATAGACTGGTATTTAAATAACGAAGATTGGTTAAACAGTGTAACAAGCGGTTCTTACCAAACATATTACCAAAAACAATACAGCTAA
- the rfbA gene encoding glucose-1-phosphate thymidylyltransferase RfbA, which translates to MKGIILAGGSGTRLHPLTLAVSKQLMPIYDKPMIYYPLSTLMWSGIKDILIISTPHDLPLFEQLLGDGKKFGCNFEYAVQAEPNGLAEAFVIGADFIGDDKVALILGDNIFYGTGLEQLLQANNDPDGGIIYAYHVHDPERYGVAEFDADGKVISIEEKPEKPKSNYAVPGIYFYDNSVVEIAKNIKPSHRGELEITDVNKEYLKQGKLKVSVLDKGTAWLDTGTFKSLMQASQFVQVIEERQGLKIGAIEEVAYRMGYINKTEFNTLIQPLIKSGYGKHLLSILEK; encoded by the coding sequence ATGAAAGGAATAATACTAGCAGGAGGTTCTGGTACAAGACTTCATCCATTAACACTTGCAGTAAGTAAGCAATTAATGCCTATTTACGACAAGCCAATGATATACTATCCATTATCAACTTTAATGTGGTCTGGAATTAAAGATATTCTTATTATATCTACACCGCATGATTTACCATTATTCGAACAACTTTTAGGAGACGGAAAAAAGTTTGGTTGTAATTTTGAGTACGCAGTACAAGCAGAACCAAACGGATTAGCGGAAGCTTTTGTTATTGGAGCAGATTTTATTGGTGATGATAAAGTAGCACTTATTTTAGGAGATAATATATTTTACGGAACAGGATTAGAACAGTTATTACAAGCTAATAATGATCCAGATGGAGGTATTATTTATGCATATCATGTGCATGATCCAGAACGTTATGGTGTGGCAGAATTTGATGCAGACGGTAAGGTTATTTCTATTGAAGAAAAACCAGAAAAACCAAAGTCAAACTATGCCGTTCCTGGAATTTATTTTTATGATAACTCTGTTGTAGAAATCGCAAAAAACATAAAGCCTAGTCATAGAGGGGAATTAGAAATTACAGACGTTAATAAAGAGTACTTAAAACAAGGTAAACTAAAAGTTAGTGTCTTAGATAAAGGAACCGCTTGGTTAGATACAGGTACTTTTAAATCGCTAATGCAAGCATCTCAATTTGTTCAAGTAATTGAAGAAAGACAAGGTTTAAAAATTGGCGCAATCGAAGAGGTAGCGTATAGAATGGGTTACATTAATAAAACAGAATTTAATACCTTAATACAACCCTTAATTAAAAGTGGTTACGGTAAACATTTGTTAAGCATTTTAGAAAAATAA
- the rfbC gene encoding dTDP-4-dehydrorhamnose 3,5-epimerase translates to MKATETKLEGCFVLEPTIFEDKRGYFFESFNQEKFNTLINKKVDFVQDNESFSSKGVLRGLHYQVGAHAQAKLVRVIKGKVLDVAVDVRANSKTFGQHVAVELSEDNKKQLFVPRGFAHGFIVLSETAIFSYKCDNLYNKESEGGIIYNDPKLNIDWQLPEDELLVSEKDVILPNLENARL, encoded by the coding sequence ATGAAGGCAACAGAAACCAAGCTAGAAGGCTGTTTTGTTTTAGAACCAACAATTTTTGAAGATAAAAGAGGTTACTTTTTTGAAAGTTTTAACCAAGAAAAATTTAATACGCTAATTAATAAAAAAGTAGATTTCGTTCAAGATAACGAGTCCTTTTCTTCTAAAGGAGTATTAAGAGGATTGCATTATCAAGTAGGTGCACATGCACAAGCAAAGTTAGTTCGTGTAATTAAAGGAAAAGTTTTAGACGTAGCAGTAGATGTTAGAGCTAATTCAAAAACTTTTGGACAACATGTAGCTGTGGAATTATCTGAAGATAATAAGAAACAACTATTTGTACCTAGAGGATTTGCACATGGTTTTATAGTGTTAAGCGAAACCGCTATTTTTTCTTATAAATGTGATAACCTGTACAATAAGGAGTCCGAAGGAGGAATTATATACAACGATCCAAAACTAAATATAGACTGGCAATTACCTGAAGACGAATTACTTGTTTCAGAAAAAGATGTAATTTTACCAAATTTAGAGAACGCTAGACTATGA
- the rfbD gene encoding dTDP-4-dehydrorhamnose reductase → MINILVTGGNGQLASCIKDLESTYSNLNFIYANSAQLNIADFDAVQQFFNTTNFQYCINCAAYTAVDKAESDQEKATEVNVIGAKNLAIACAEKNATLIQVSTDFVFNGEKSVAYTETDTTNPTGVYGATKLEGELEVAKNLEQHFIIRTSWLYSENGNNFMKTMIKLSEGRDLLTIVADQIGTPTYATDLAETIIKIITTNNTQYGTYHYSNEGVASWYDFAKAIFEESNIKIKVLPIPSKAFPTPAKRPHFSVLDKTKIKTNLQIEIPYWRDSLKKALANSYE, encoded by the coding sequence ATGATAAACATCTTGGTGACAGGAGGAAACGGACAATTAGCAAGCTGTATAAAAGATTTGGAATCTACGTATTCCAATTTAAACTTTATATACGCAAATTCAGCACAGTTAAATATTGCTGATTTTGATGCTGTACAACAATTTTTTAATACTACAAACTTTCAATATTGCATTAATTGCGCTGCTTATACTGCTGTAGATAAAGCAGAAAGTGACCAAGAAAAAGCAACGGAAGTTAATGTTATTGGTGCAAAAAATCTTGCTATCGCTTGCGCGGAAAAAAACGCAACCTTGATTCAAGTGTCTACGGATTTTGTATTTAATGGCGAAAAATCTGTAGCATATACAGAAACAGATACCACAAACCCAACAGGAGTTTATGGAGCAACAAAACTAGAAGGCGAACTAGAAGTAGCTAAAAACCTAGAACAACATTTTATTATAAGAACATCTTGGTTGTATTCCGAAAACGGGAATAACTTCATGAAAACCATGATAAAACTGTCTGAAGGAAGAGATCTGTTAACTATCGTGGCAGACCAAATAGGTACCCCAACGTACGCAACAGATTTAGCAGAAACCATTATAAAAATTATAACAACAAACAACACGCAATACGGTACTTACCATTATAGTAATGAAGGAGTTGCAAGTTGGTATGATTTTGCGAAAGCTATTTTTGAAGAAAGCAATATTAAAATCAAAGTATTACCAATACCTTCTAAAGCATTTCCTACACCAGCAAAAAGACCACATTTTAGCGTGTTAGATAAAACGAAAATAAAAACGAATCTTCAAATTGAAATTCCATATTGGAGAGACAGTTTAAAAAAAGCATTAGCAAATAGTTATGAATAA
- the cysQ gene encoding 3'(2'),5'-bisphosphate nucleotidase CysQ encodes MNKDLEIAIKASLEAGKVIMEVYDTPFDVEIKDDKSPLTEADKKANDIINSYLVNTEFPIISEENKQTDYATRKNWTTCWVVDPVDGTKEFIKRNGEFTVNIALVTNGKPELGVIYVPATKTIYVADVTKNDAFKADLDSHDATLEEVMQAAVKLQPKAPGSNPVQVVGSRSHMSQETLDFVESIKKEGKEVEVVSKGSSLKFCLVAEGNADVYPRFAPTMEWDTAAGQAICNAVGIAVISQETNQSLLYNKENLLNPWFLVSK; translated from the coding sequence ATGAATAAAGATTTAGAAATAGCTATAAAAGCTAGTTTAGAGGCAGGAAAAGTAATCATGGAAGTATATGATACTCCTTTTGATGTAGAAATAAAAGACGATAAATCTCCTTTAACTGAAGCAGATAAAAAAGCGAATGATATTATAAACTCTTATCTAGTTAATACCGAGTTTCCAATTATTAGCGAAGAGAATAAACAAACAGATTATGCTACAAGAAAAAATTGGACTACTTGCTGGGTAGTAGATCCTGTCGACGGCACAAAAGAATTTATAAAACGTAACGGAGAATTTACCGTTAACATTGCATTAGTAACAAACGGTAAACCAGAATTAGGCGTTATTTATGTACCAGCAACAAAAACTATCTATGTTGCAGATGTAACTAAAAACGATGCTTTTAAAGCAGACTTAGACTCTCATGATGCTACGTTAGAAGAAGTAATGCAAGCTGCAGTAAAACTACAACCAAAAGCACCAGGATCAAACCCTGTGCAAGTTGTTGGTAGTCGTTCACACATGAGTCAAGAAACATTAGATTTTGTAGAGTCTATTAAAAAAGAAGGAAAAGAAGTGGAAGTAGTTTCCAAAGGAAGTTCTTTAAAATTCTGTTTGGTAGCAGAAGGAAACGCAGATGTATATCCTAGATTTGCACCTACTATGGAGTGGGATACTGCGGCAGGACAAGCCATTTGTAATGCTGTTGGAATTGCTGTTATTTCACAAGAAACAAACCAATCCCTTTTATATAACAAAGAAAATCTATTAAATCCTTGGTTTTTAGTTAGTAAGTAA
- a CDS encoding DUF2061 domain-containing protein, giving the protein MADISYKRHIAKTITWRIIGTIDTIILSWIISGDPFTGLKIGFAEVITKMTLYYLHERVWFKINLSKEGEILESRKRHVAKTITWRFIGTIDTMTLAWLISGDPLAALKIGFAEVVTKMLLYYLHERAWYKINFGLVERTK; this is encoded by the coding sequence ATGGCCGATATATCTTACAAAAGACATATAGCCAAAACGATTACTTGGAGGATTATAGGCACTATAGATACTATTATTCTCTCTTGGATTATCTCCGGAGACCCTTTTACAGGTCTTAAAATAGGATTTGCTGAGGTGATAACTAAAATGACTTTATATTACCTTCATGAACGTGTTTGGTTTAAAATAAACCTATCTAAAGAAGGAGAAATTTTAGAAAGCAGAAAACGCCACGTAGCAAAAACAATAACCTGGCGTTTTATAGGAACTATTGATACCATGACATTAGCTTGGTTAATTTCGGGAGACCCATTGGCCGCATTAAAAATAGGCTTTGCAGAAGTGGTAACAAAAATGTTATTGTATTATTTACATGAACGTGCTTGGTACAAAATAAATTTCGGACTTGTTGAACGTACAAAATAA
- the cysC gene encoding adenylyl-sulfate kinase translates to MKENIIPHSYQVSKADRQENNKHSSFLIWFTGLSGSGKSTIANVVEQELYKLGVKTYTLDGDNIRKGINSDLTFAPEDRTENIRRIAEIANLMVDAGLVTLAAFVSPYRKDRENIKSIVKDVNFIEVYINTSVEECERRDVKGLYKKARAGEIKNMTGISAPYEAPENPDIEIKTEEKTVEEAVKDIMAYIKPKLEINRQ, encoded by the coding sequence ATGAAAGAAAATATTATTCCACATAGCTATCAAGTTTCCAAAGCAGATAGACAAGAAAATAACAAGCATAGTTCTTTTTTAATTTGGTTTACAGGGCTTTCAGGTTCTGGAAAATCTACAATAGCTAATGTTGTAGAGCAAGAATTATATAAATTAGGAGTAAAAACCTATACGCTGGATGGTGATAATATAAGAAAAGGTATCAACAGTGATTTAACCTTTGCTCCAGAAGATAGAACAGAAAATATAAGAAGAATTGCTGAAATTGCAAATCTAATGGTAGACGCTGGTTTAGTTACCTTAGCGGCTTTTGTTTCGCCATATAGAAAAGACAGAGAGAACATTAAAAGTATTGTAAAGGATGTCAATTTTATTGAAGTTTATATTAATACTAGCGTAGAAGAATGTGAGCGAAGAGATGTAAAAGGACTTTATAAAAAAGCGAGAGCTGGCGAGATTAAAAACATGACAGGAATCTCTGCTCCTTATGAAGCTCCAGAAAATCCGGATATTGAAATTAAAACCGAAGAAAAAACGGTGGAGGAAGCGGTGAAAGATATCATGGCGTATATAAAGCCTAAATTAGAAATAAATAGGCAATAA
- a CDS encoding lysylphosphatidylglycerol synthase transmembrane domain-containing protein: MSDNKKSFLKKLKLILPILLAVFFGWLTFSRLPISEIIPYFKTANYWWIALGVVFGMFSHLSRAYRWNYMLKPMGYSIKIQNSVMSIFIAYLANFGIPRSGEVLRAAVATNYEDIPFEKSFGTIVTERIFDLIMILLICLITLFFQFDFIYNILIEKLNPTKIITLLLGLSVVFVLMVLFIKKSKGKLANKIKGFVNGLLEGITSVYKMENKGMFIFHTIFIWVMYVLMFYITSFSVQELHGAPFSSMIVAFIAASFTIAATNGGVFFYPAAVLSALTLFGLAEEPSYAFGWIVWTSQTLMIIVFGIISFIFLPIFNKKQLKETVKVNN; the protein is encoded by the coding sequence ATGAGTGATAATAAGAAATCATTTTTAAAAAAATTAAAGCTAATACTTCCAATACTGTTAGCAGTATTTTTTGGTTGGTTAACTTTTTCTAGATTACCAATTTCAGAAATTATACCTTATTTTAAAACAGCAAACTATTGGTGGATTGCCTTAGGCGTTGTTTTCGGGATGTTTAGTCATTTGTCAAGGGCATATAGATGGAATTATATGTTAAAACCAATGGGGTACTCTATTAAAATTCAAAATAGTGTAATGTCTATTTTTATTGCATACTTAGCTAATTTTGGAATCCCTAGATCTGGGGAGGTATTACGCGCAGCAGTTGCAACAAATTATGAAGATATTCCTTTTGAAAAAAGTTTTGGAACCATAGTAACAGAGCGTATTTTCGATTTAATAATGATACTGCTTATCTGTTTGATAACCTTGTTTTTTCAATTCGATTTTATTTATAATATTCTAATAGAAAAATTAAACCCTACTAAAATAATAACATTACTATTAGGCTTAAGCGTGGTATTTGTTTTAATGGTTCTATTTATCAAAAAATCTAAAGGCAAATTGGCCAATAAAATAAAAGGTTTTGTTAATGGTTTGTTAGAAGGTATTACAAGTGTTTATAAAATGGAAAACAAAGGAATGTTTATTTTTCACACCATTTTTATCTGGGTAATGTATGTTTTAATGTTTTATATAACGTCATTCTCTGTTCAAGAATTACACGGTGCACCTTTTTCATCTATGATAGTAGCTTTTATAGCAGCGAGTTTTACAATTGCAGCAACCAACGGAGGCGTGTTCTTTTATCCAGCAGCAGTATTATCTGCGCTTACCTTATTTGGTTTAGCAGAAGAACCTAGTTATGCATTTGGATGGATTGTATGGACCTCTCAAACCTTAATGATTATTGTATTTGGTATAATCTCCTTTATATTTTTACCAATTTTTAATAAAAAACAATTAAAAGAAACGGTTAAAGTCAACAACTAA
- a CDS encoding glycosyltransferase gives MKISIIIPCYNEEQRLNQDAFKAYSNDNQFIDFLFVNDGSSDNTANILKELSATNNNFSFLDLNQNQGKAGAIREGVLSLQENNTYDFIGYFDADLATPLFEINNFLEQIEKRKDMLFIMGTRFARMGAQINRKASRHYIGRIFATLVSWILKIPVYDTQCGAKLIHKNIVFSLFKDPLITKWLFDVELLARLEKLIGYKQAKQVILEVPLQQWDEIAGSKLKPTDFLQAPIELLKIWKKY, from the coding sequence ATGAAAATTTCTATTATCATACCTTGTTATAATGAGGAGCAAAGATTAAATCAAGATGCTTTTAAAGCATATTCTAATGACAATCAATTTATAGATTTTTTATTTGTAAATGATGGTAGTTCTGATAACACAGCAAACATTTTAAAAGAATTATCTGCAACTAATAATAACTTTTCTTTTTTAGATTTAAATCAAAATCAAGGTAAAGCTGGTGCAATTAGAGAAGGAGTTCTGTCTTTGCAAGAGAATAATACTTACGATTTTATAGGGTATTTTGATGCAGATTTAGCAACACCACTTTTTGAAATAAACAACTTTTTAGAACAGATAGAAAAACGAAAAGACATGTTGTTTATTATGGGAACTCGTTTTGCAAGAATGGGAGCGCAAATTAACAGAAAAGCATCCAGACACTACATAGGTAGAATTTTTGCAACATTAGTAAGTTGGATACTTAAAATACCTGTATACGATACGCAATGTGGAGCTAAATTAATTCATAAAAATATTGTTTTTAGTTTGTTTAAAGACCCTTTAATAACAAAATGGTTGTTTGATGTAGAATTACTTGCAAGGCTAGAAAAACTAATAGGTTACAAACAAGCGAAACAAGTTATCCTAGAAGTACCACTGCAGCAGTGGGATGAGATTGCTGGTAGTAAATTAAAACCAACAGATTTTTTACAAGCACCAATAGAATTACTTAAAATCTGGAAAAAATATTAA